One genomic window of Candidatus Eisenbacteria bacterium includes the following:
- a CDS encoding aminotransferase class V-fold PLP-dependent enzyme encodes MADHWSLDPDITYLNHGTVGAPPRRVLAAQQAIRDEIEKQPSRFLLRELSAVAVGVPRAAEPRMRAAADRVAAFLGARGNDLVFVDNATTGVNAVLRSFPFGKGDEIVITDHAYGAIANAVAFHANERRALVRTVELPDPSHGPNAFIESMLRAIGSRTRLAIVDHITSESALVLPITEIVARCHNKGVAVLIDGAHAPGMLPLDLPAIGADWYVGNLHKWAYAPRSCAFLWAAPGLQEGLHPTVISWGLGRGFATEFDWVGTRDPSAYLAAPEGIAFMRELGIEAVRSYNHRLAWEGARLLSERLRTSFDPIESMIGSMATVPLPERMGHTKEDAARLRDALLFEDRIEVQLHAWRGRLWVRLSAQIYNEVADVERLATAIATRG; translated from the coding sequence ATGGCGGATCACTGGTCCCTGGACCCCGACATCACGTACCTGAATCACGGGACGGTCGGAGCGCCGCCGCGCCGGGTGCTCGCGGCACAGCAGGCCATCCGGGACGAGATCGAAAAACAGCCCTCGCGGTTTCTTCTACGCGAGCTCTCCGCGGTGGCGGTCGGCGTGCCACGAGCGGCTGAGCCGCGGATGCGGGCGGCCGCGGATCGGGTGGCCGCGTTTCTGGGGGCGCGCGGGAACGATCTTGTCTTCGTGGACAACGCGACGACCGGGGTCAACGCGGTGCTCCGTTCGTTCCCCTTCGGGAAAGGGGACGAGATCGTCATCACCGACCACGCCTACGGGGCCATCGCGAATGCCGTCGCGTTCCACGCGAACGAGCGGCGTGCGCTCGTGCGCACGGTCGAGCTGCCGGATCCGTCGCACGGCCCGAACGCGTTCATCGAGTCCATGCTTCGGGCGATCGGCTCCCGGACGCGCCTGGCCATCGTCGACCACATCACGTCGGAGAGCGCGCTGGTCCTGCCGATCACGGAGATTGTCGCGCGTTGCCACAACAAGGGGGTGGCCGTCCTGATCGACGGCGCCCACGCGCCCGGCATGCTTCCCCTCGACCTCCCGGCCATCGGTGCGGACTGGTACGTGGGCAATCTCCACAAGTGGGCCTACGCTCCCCGCAGCTGCGCGTTTCTATGGGCGGCCCCCGGACTTCAGGAGGGCCTTCATCCGACGGTAATCTCCTGGGGTCTCGGGAGAGGGTTCGCGACCGAGTTCGATTGGGTCGGGACCCGGGACCCTTCCGCCTATCTCGCCGCCCCCGAGGGGATCGCATTCATGCGGGAGTTGGGCATCGAAGCGGTTCGATCCTACAACCACCGCCTCGCCTGGGAGGGCGCGCGCCTCTTGAGCGAGCGCCTGCGGACGAGCTTCGATCCAATCGAGTCGATGATCGGCTCGATGGCAACGGTCCCTCTTCCCGAGCGCATGGGACACACGAAGGAGGACGCCGCCCGGCTTCGCGACGCGCTCCTCTTCGAGGACCGGATCGAGGTACAGCTCCACGCATGGCGTGGCAGGCTATGGGTGCGGCTTTCCGCCCAGATCTACAATGAAGTCGCCGATGTGGAACGGCTCGCAACGGCCATCGCGACCCGAGGTTGA